In a genomic window of Streptomyces koelreuteriae:
- a CDS encoding 3-hydroxyacyl-CoA dehydrogenase NAD-binding domain-containing protein: MSTTAELLKQASELFPDEVVTSAHVRHFDLPLGAGRFALITLDNGHDHTKPTTFGPASLANLNAAIDQVEKEAADGEIIGVGLTGKPFIFAVGADLKGVEILKEYEHALAIGKGGHEVFKRLSELAVPTFAYYNGAAMGGGVEVGLHCTYRTVSAALPAFSLPEVFLGLVPGWGGCALLPNLIGPEKAVSVIIENSLNQNKQLKGKQVYELGIADAIFEGADFLEQSLIWTAAVLKGEIQIERPVIDRGEAWDQAVAKGRFIADSKVHGAAPAAYRALDIIAAAKDGDLQQGYDAEDKALADLIMGGELRSGIYAFNLVQKRGKRPAGAPDKNLARPVTKVGVVGAGLMASQLALLFLRRLEVPVVLTDIDQERVDKGVGYVHAEIDKLLGKGRVNQDKANRLKALVSGVLDKAEGFADADFIIEAVFEEIGVKQQVFAEVEAVAPAHAIFATNTSSLSVSEMASKLKNPERVVGFHFFNPVAVLPLLEIVRGEKTDDASLATAFAVAKKLKKTAVLTKDAPAFVVNRILTRFMGEIQNVIDEGTPVEVAEKAIEPLGLPMSPLVLLELVGPAIGLHVSETLNRAFPDRFTVSPNLAAVVKAGKRGFYVYDSGKPELDPEVAALLKQGDSVLTEEQVRTRVLDAVAQEIGIMLDEGVVAEAQDIDLCLITGAGWPFHLGGITPYLDREGVSERVNGKRFLAQGVASVPA, translated from the coding sequence GTGAGCACCACCGCCGAGCTTCTGAAGCAGGCTTCCGAGCTGTTCCCGGACGAGGTCGTCACGAGTGCGCACGTGCGCCACTTCGACCTGCCGCTGGGTGCGGGCCGCTTCGCCCTGATCACCCTGGACAACGGCCACGACCACACCAAGCCGACCACCTTCGGCCCGGCCTCGCTGGCGAACCTGAACGCCGCGATCGACCAGGTCGAGAAGGAGGCGGCGGACGGCGAGATCATCGGCGTCGGCCTCACCGGCAAGCCGTTCATCTTCGCGGTCGGCGCCGACCTCAAGGGCGTGGAGATCCTCAAGGAGTACGAGCACGCGCTCGCCATCGGCAAGGGCGGCCACGAGGTCTTCAAGCGGCTGTCCGAGCTGGCCGTGCCGACCTTCGCGTACTACAACGGCGCCGCGATGGGCGGCGGTGTCGAGGTCGGTCTGCACTGCACCTACCGCACCGTCTCCGCGGCCCTGCCGGCGTTCTCGCTGCCCGAGGTCTTCCTCGGTCTGGTACCCGGCTGGGGCGGCTGCGCCCTGCTGCCGAACCTGATCGGCCCGGAGAAGGCCGTCTCGGTGATCATCGAGAACAGCCTCAACCAGAACAAGCAGCTCAAGGGCAAGCAGGTCTACGAGCTCGGGATCGCCGACGCCATCTTCGAGGGCGCGGACTTCCTGGAGCAGTCGCTGATCTGGACCGCGGCCGTCCTCAAGGGCGAGATCCAGATCGAGCGCCCGGTGATCGACCGCGGCGAGGCCTGGGACCAGGCCGTCGCCAAGGGCCGTTTCATCGCGGACTCCAAGGTGCACGGCGCGGCCCCGGCCGCCTACCGCGCCCTGGACATCATCGCCGCCGCCAAGGACGGTGACCTCCAGCAGGGCTACGACGCCGAGGACAAGGCGCTCGCCGACCTGATCATGGGCGGTGAACTGCGCTCCGGCATCTACGCCTTCAACCTGGTGCAGAAGCGCGGCAAGCGCCCGGCCGGCGCCCCGGACAAGAACCTGGCCCGCCCGGTCACCAAGGTCGGTGTCGTCGGCGCCGGTCTGATGGCCAGCCAGCTCGCGCTGCTGTTCCTGCGCCGCCTGGAGGTGCCGGTCGTGCTGACCGACATCGACCAGGAGCGCGTCGACAAGGGTGTGGGCTACGTCCACGCCGAGATCGACAAGCTGCTCGGCAAGGGCCGTGTCAACCAGGACAAGGCCAACCGCCTCAAGGCGCTGGTGTCCGGTGTGCTGGACAAGGCCGAGGGCTTCGCGGACGCGGACTTCATCATCGAGGCCGTGTTCGAGGAGATCGGCGTCAAGCAGCAGGTGTTCGCGGAGGTCGAGGCGGTCGCCCCGGCGCACGCGATCTTCGCGACGAACACCTCCTCCCTCTCCGTCTCGGAGATGGCGTCGAAGCTGAAGAACCCCGAGCGGGTCGTGGGCTTCCACTTCTTCAACCCGGTCGCGGTGCTCCCGCTGCTGGAGATCGTGCGCGGCGAGAAGACCGACGACGCCTCCCTGGCCACGGCGTTCGCCGTCGCCAAGAAGCTGAAGAAGACCGCGGTCCTCACCAAGGACGCCCCGGCGTTCGTCGTGAACCGCATCCTGACGCGCTTCATGGGCGAGATCCAGAACGTCATCGACGAGGGCACCCCCGTCGAGGTCGCAGAGAAGGCCATCGAGCCGCTCGGTCTGCCGATGTCGCCGCTGGTCCTGCTGGAGCTGGTCGGCCCGGCGATCGGTCTGCACGTCTCGGAGACGCTCAACCGGGCGTTCCCGGACCGCTTCACGGTCTCCCCGAACCTCGCGGCCGTCGTCAAGGCCGGCAAGCGCGGCTTCTACGTCTACGACTCCGGCAAGCCGGAGCTGGACCCCGAGGTCGCCGCGCTCCTCAAGCAGGGCGACAGCGTCCTGACGGAGGAGCAGGTCCGCACCCGCGTGCTGGACGCGGTGGCGCAGGAGATCGGCATCATGCTCGACGAGGGCGTCGTCGCCGAGGCCCAGGACATCGACCTGTGCCTCATCACGGGCGCCGGCTGGCCCTTCCACCTGGGCGGCATCACGCCGTACCTGGACCGCGAGGGCGTCTCCGAGCGGGTCAACGGCAAGCGGTTCCTCGCGCAGGGCGTGGCGAGCGTGCCGGCGTGA
- a CDS encoding hyaluronoglucosaminidase, translating to MAVGRRLFLGAFTAGAVTVATGSEAAAADDGYTQYAAPAAFFGASPTEYAVKINYAATSGDKAALNVTSVNPESSAMYLSGAERAQRGTLKITHNGYADGSDHGASGISINLRTQGTAAQGIFVTAGDGPTKGALVVLRNNPGLEDFVVKGSGRTGIGIGIGATPGGQLHVVQRSEAPALLVEGTTRLDGTARLDDVAAEPAKEQGGGSLFARGGALYWKGGSGKVTLLAQA from the coding sequence ATGGCAGTGGGACGAAGACTGTTCCTCGGCGCCTTCACCGCGGGCGCCGTGACCGTCGCCACCGGATCGGAGGCGGCAGCGGCCGACGACGGGTACACCCAGTACGCCGCCCCTGCCGCGTTCTTCGGTGCGTCGCCCACCGAGTACGCCGTGAAGATCAACTACGCGGCCACGTCGGGCGACAAGGCGGCGTTGAATGTGACGTCGGTCAACCCGGAGTCGTCCGCAATGTACCTCAGCGGTGCCGAGCGGGCCCAGCGCGGCACGCTGAAGATCACCCACAACGGGTATGCCGACGGTTCGGACCACGGCGCCTCGGGGATCTCCATCAACCTCAGGACGCAGGGGACGGCCGCCCAGGGCATCTTCGTCACCGCGGGCGACGGCCCGACCAAGGGCGCACTGGTCGTGCTGCGCAACAACCCCGGCCTGGAGGACTTCGTCGTCAAGGGCAGCGGACGCACCGGCATAGGCATCGGCATCGGAGCCACCCCCGGCGGCCAGCTCCACGTGGTTCAGCGGTCCGAGGCGCCCGCCCTGCTCGTCGAGGGCACGACGCGGCTCGACGGCACGGCACGCCTCGACGACGTCGCCGCCGAACCGGCCAAGGAGCAGGGCGGCGGCTCCCTCTTCGCACGGGGCGGTGCCCTGTACTGGAAGGGCGGCAGCGGCAAGGTCACCCTCCTGGCCCAGGCCTAG
- a CDS encoding PIN domain-containing protein — protein sequence MNDNAPVLVVVDAANVVGSVPDGWWRDRRGAAERLRDRLASDGVPGVAGPVEVLLVVEGAARGVESVPGVRVESAPGSGDDHIVDVVAGAAGRSVLVVTADRELRRRVAELGAEVAGPRTVRP from the coding sequence ATGAACGACAACGCGCCTGTCCTCGTCGTGGTCGACGCCGCGAACGTCGTCGGATCGGTACCGGACGGCTGGTGGCGGGACCGGCGGGGTGCCGCGGAGCGGCTGCGCGACCGGTTGGCGTCGGACGGTGTGCCGGGGGTTGCCGGGCCGGTGGAGGTCCTCCTCGTGGTCGAGGGGGCGGCCCGGGGGGTGGAGTCGGTGCCGGGGGTGCGGGTGGAGTCGGCGCCGGGCAGCGGTGACGATCACATCGTGGACGTGGTCGCGGGGGCGGCTGGGCGATCCGTGCTGGTCGTCACGGCGGACCGGGAGCTACGGCGGCGGGTTGCGGAACTGGGGGCGGAGGTGGCGGGGCCGCGCACGGTACGGCCGTAG
- a CDS encoding amino acid permease, with protein MSSTLFRTKKVEQSILDTEEPEHALKKSLSALDLTVFGVGVIIGTGIFVLTGTVAKDNAGPATALAFVAAGVACALAALCYAEFASTVPVAGSAYTFSYASLGELTAWIIGWDLVLEFALGTAVVAVGWSGYIQSLMENAGWTMPASLGSREGADAFGFDILAAALVLVLTCILVIGMKLSARITSVVVAIKVTVVLVVIIAGAFLINADNYDPFIPKEKPVPAGSSLDSPLIQLMFGWAPSNFGVMGIFTAASVVFFAFIGFDVVATAAEETKNPQRDMPRGILGSLVICTTLYVLVSIVVTGMQHYSELSVDAPLADAFKATGHPWFAGFISFGAAVGLTTVCMILLLGQTRVFFAMSRDGLLPRFFSRVHPRFKTPHRPTILLGVIIAVLAGFTPLTELAALVNIGTLFAFVVVAIGVIILRRTRPDLPRSFRTPWVPVIPILSVCASLWLMINLPAETWVRFGFWMAAGFLVYFLYGRTHSRLATGEEPKTENTP; from the coding sequence GTGAGCAGCACCCTCTTCCGGACGAAGAAGGTCGAGCAGTCCATCCTCGATACCGAGGAGCCAGAACACGCGCTCAAGAAGTCCTTGTCCGCGCTGGATCTGACGGTCTTCGGCGTCGGCGTGATCATCGGCACCGGCATCTTCGTACTCACCGGCACTGTCGCCAAGGACAACGCCGGGCCCGCCACGGCCCTGGCGTTCGTCGCGGCCGGCGTCGCCTGCGCCCTGGCCGCGCTCTGTTACGCCGAGTTCGCGTCCACGGTCCCGGTCGCCGGGTCCGCCTACACGTTCTCGTACGCGTCCCTCGGTGAACTGACCGCCTGGATCATCGGCTGGGACCTGGTTCTGGAGTTCGCGCTCGGGACGGCGGTGGTGGCCGTCGGCTGGTCGGGCTACATCCAGTCACTCATGGAGAACGCGGGCTGGACGATGCCCGCGTCGCTGGGCAGCCGGGAGGGCGCCGACGCCTTCGGCTTCGACATCCTCGCCGCCGCGCTGGTCCTCGTCCTCACCTGCATCCTCGTGATCGGCATGAAGCTGTCCGCGCGGATCACCTCGGTCGTCGTCGCCATCAAGGTGACGGTCGTCCTCGTCGTGATCATCGCGGGTGCGTTCCTCATCAACGCCGACAACTACGACCCGTTCATCCCGAAGGAGAAGCCGGTACCGGCCGGCTCCAGTCTCGATTCCCCACTGATCCAGCTCATGTTCGGCTGGGCGCCGTCCAACTTCGGCGTGATGGGCATCTTCACCGCCGCCTCCGTCGTGTTCTTCGCCTTCATCGGCTTCGACGTCGTGGCCACGGCGGCGGAGGAGACCAAGAACCCGCAGCGTGACATGCCGCGCGGCATCCTGGGCTCCCTGGTGATCTGCACGACGCTGTACGTCCTCGTGTCGATCGTCGTCACCGGTATGCAGCACTACAGCGAGCTGTCCGTCGACGCGCCGCTCGCCGACGCGTTCAAGGCGACCGGGCATCCGTGGTTCGCGGGCTTCATCAGCTTCGGGGCCGCGGTCGGTCTGACGACCGTGTGCATGATCCTGCTCCTGGGCCAGACCCGGGTGTTCTTCGCGATGAGCCGTGACGGGCTGCTGCCGCGGTTCTTCTCGCGCGTCCACCCGCGCTTCAAGACCCCGCACCGGCCGACGATCCTGCTCGGCGTGATCATCGCGGTGCTGGCGGGCTTCACGCCGCTGACCGAACTCGCCGCGCTGGTGAACATCGGCACGCTGTTCGCCTTCGTGGTCGTCGCCATCGGCGTGATCATCCTCCGCAGGACGCGCCCCGACCTGCCGCGGTCCTTCCGCACCCCGTGGGTGCCGGTCATCCCGATCCTGTCGGTGTGCGCCTCCCTGTGGCTGATGATCAACCTGCCCGCCGAGACGTGGGTGCGGTTCGGGTTCTGGATGGCCGCCGGGTTCCTCGTGTACTTCCTCTACGGCCGCACGCACAGCCGCCTCGCGACGGGGGAGGAACCGAAGACCGAGAACACGCCGTAG
- the dxs gene encoding 1-deoxy-D-xylulose-5-phosphate synthase yields MPLLTRIRGPRDLDRLNLEELNQLAEEIRSFLVEAVSKTGGHLGPNLGVVELTIALHRVFDSPRDKVLWDTGHQSYVHKLLTGRQDFSKLKMKGGLSGYPSQGESEHDVIENSHASTVLGWADGIAKANQIKDRDDHVVAVIGDGALTGGMAWEALNNIADAKDRPLVIVVNDNERSYAPTIGGLANHLATLRTTDGYERFLARTKEVLERTPVVGQALYDTLHGAKKGLKDFIAPQGMFEDLGLKYVGPIDGHDLEALESALAKAKRFGGPVIVHCLTEKGRGYQPALQDEADRFHAVGKIHPDTGLPIKSSGADWTSVFGDEMVELGKEREDIVAITAAMLQPVGLEKFAKRFPDRVYDVGIAEQHGAVSAAGLATGGVHPVFAVYATFLNRAFDQVLMDVALHKCGVTFVLDRAGVTGTDGASHNGMWDMSILQVVPGLRLAAPRDADQVRAQLREAVAVDDAPTVVRFSKGAVGPAVPAVGRVGGMDVLREPGTDRPDVLLVSVGALAPMCLEIAALLDKQGISTTVVDPRWVKPVDEAMAPLAERHRVVVTVEDNSRVGGVGSAIAQALRDAGVDVPLRDFGIPPRFLDHATRAEILAEIGLTAPDIARQVTGLVAKLDGRYEGGAVESVESVRD; encoded by the coding sequence GTGCCGCTGCTGACCCGTATCAGGGGACCGCGCGATCTGGACCGGCTCAACCTGGAGGAGCTGAACCAGCTGGCGGAGGAGATCCGGAGCTTCCTCGTCGAAGCGGTCTCCAAGACCGGCGGTCACCTCGGCCCCAATCTCGGCGTGGTGGAGCTCACCATCGCCCTGCACCGGGTCTTCGACTCGCCCCGGGACAAGGTGCTCTGGGACACAGGCCACCAGTCCTACGTCCACAAGCTGCTCACCGGCCGTCAGGACTTCTCCAAGCTCAAGATGAAGGGCGGCCTGTCCGGCTACCCCTCGCAAGGAGAGTCCGAGCACGACGTCATCGAGAACTCGCACGCCTCGACCGTCCTCGGCTGGGCCGACGGCATCGCCAAGGCCAACCAGATCAAGGACCGCGACGACCATGTGGTCGCCGTGATCGGTGACGGTGCCCTGACCGGCGGTATGGCCTGGGAGGCGCTGAACAACATCGCCGACGCCAAGGACCGCCCGCTCGTCATCGTCGTCAACGACAACGAGCGGTCCTACGCGCCGACCATCGGCGGCCTCGCCAACCACCTCGCGACGCTGCGCACGACGGACGGCTACGAGCGCTTCCTCGCCCGCACCAAGGAGGTGCTGGAGCGCACCCCCGTCGTCGGCCAGGCGCTCTACGACACCCTGCACGGCGCCAAGAAGGGCCTGAAGGACTTCATCGCCCCGCAGGGCATGTTCGAGGACCTCGGCCTGAAATACGTCGGCCCGATCGACGGGCACGACCTCGAGGCGCTGGAGTCCGCGCTCGCCAAGGCCAAGCGGTTCGGCGGCCCCGTCATCGTGCACTGCCTCACCGAGAAGGGCCGCGGCTACCAGCCCGCCCTCCAGGACGAGGCCGACCGCTTCCACGCCGTCGGCAAGATCCACCCCGACACCGGCCTGCCCATCAAGAGCTCCGGCGCCGACTGGACCTCCGTCTTCGGCGACGAGATGGTCGAACTCGGCAAGGAGCGCGAGGACATCGTCGCCATCACGGCCGCGATGCTCCAGCCGGTGGGCCTGGAGAAGTTCGCCAAGCGCTTCCCCGACCGGGTCTACGACGTCGGCATCGCCGAGCAGCACGGCGCCGTCTCGGCGGCCGGCCTGGCGACGGGCGGAGTGCACCCCGTGTTCGCGGTGTACGCCACCTTCCTCAACCGCGCCTTCGACCAGGTGCTGATGGATGTGGCCCTGCACAAGTGCGGTGTCACCTTCGTACTGGACCGGGCCGGTGTCACCGGCACCGACGGGGCCTCCCACAACGGCATGTGGGACATGTCGATCCTCCAGGTCGTGCCCGGGCTGCGGCTGGCCGCGCCGCGTGACGCCGACCAGGTCCGCGCGCAGCTGCGCGAGGCCGTCGCGGTCGACGACGCGCCGACCGTGGTCCGCTTCTCCAAGGGCGCCGTCGGCCCCGCCGTACCGGCCGTCGGCCGCGTCGGCGGCATGGACGTGCTGCGCGAGCCCGGCACCGACCGGCCGGACGTCCTGCTGGTCTCCGTCGGCGCCCTCGCCCCGATGTGCCTGGAGATCGCCGCGCTCCTCGACAAGCAGGGCATCTCCACCACCGTCGTCGACCCGCGCTGGGTCAAGCCCGTCGACGAGGCCATGGCCCCGCTCGCCGAGCGGCACCGCGTGGTCGTCACCGTCGAGGACAACAGCCGCGTCGGCGGTGTGGGGTCGGCGATCGCGCAGGCCCTGCGCGACGCGGGCGTGGATGTGCCGCTGCGTGACTTCGGCATCCCGCCGCGCTTCCTCGACCACGCCACGCGTGCCGAGATCCTCGCCGAGATCGGTCTCACCGCGCCGGACATCGCCCGGCAGGTGACCGGGCTGGTCGCCAAGCTGGACGGGCGGTACGAGGGCGGTGCCGTGGAGTCCGTGGAGTCCGTGCGCGACTGA
- a CDS encoding sugar ABC transporter permease → MSIDKTSAAPGAPEDHVVANPEAAKAAVTVVDPRLLVREQGFAGYLTEFKRKMKSGDLGSIPVVLGLAIIWIIFQSLNSNFLTAGNLSDMSVAMVGTGMIAVGIVFVLLLGEIDLSVGSVSGVAGASFAVLNVTNGMNEWLAFALSIVTGTVAGALHGFFFAKIGVPAFAVTLAGLLFWNGFMLQVLGDNGTINLDPDGVVAQLTSYYFSDVAAAYGLAAVVTAGYFLSSFLGNRRREAAGVPSQPLSETVVRTVLLAVLAFAVAIVFNQYKGLPLAVVIFIVVLLVTDFVLRRTSYGRKVFALGGSVEASRRAGINVELVRISVFAISGTFAAVGGLFIASKIAAANQGAGGGDLLMNAIAAAVIGGTSLFGGRGRTWNALLGVLVIVSIQYGLALEGIASPVQYMITGGVLLATVVIDAVTRKTQKTAGRA, encoded by the coding sequence GTGAGCATCGACAAGACCTCAGCGGCTCCGGGAGCCCCCGAAGACCACGTCGTGGCGAACCCCGAGGCGGCCAAGGCCGCCGTCACGGTCGTCGACCCCCGGCTGCTGGTGCGCGAGCAGGGCTTCGCGGGCTACCTCACCGAGTTCAAGCGGAAGATGAAGTCCGGCGACCTGGGTTCCATCCCGGTGGTCCTCGGCCTGGCCATCATCTGGATCATCTTCCAGAGCCTGAACTCCAACTTCCTCACCGCGGGCAACCTGTCCGACATGTCGGTCGCCATGGTCGGCACCGGCATGATCGCCGTCGGCATCGTCTTCGTGCTGCTGCTCGGCGAGATCGACCTGTCGGTCGGCTCGGTCAGCGGTGTGGCGGGCGCGAGCTTCGCCGTGCTCAACGTCACCAACGGCATGAACGAGTGGCTGGCCTTCGCGCTGTCCATCGTCACCGGCACGGTCGCCGGCGCGCTGCACGGCTTCTTCTTCGCGAAGATCGGCGTCCCCGCCTTCGCCGTCACCCTGGCCGGCCTGCTGTTCTGGAACGGCTTCATGCTCCAGGTCCTGGGCGACAACGGCACGATCAACCTCGACCCGGACGGGGTCGTGGCCCAGCTCACCAGCTACTACTTCTCCGACGTGGCCGCCGCCTACGGTCTGGCCGCGGTGGTGACCGCCGGGTACTTCCTCAGCTCCTTCCTCGGCAACCGGCGGCGCGAGGCCGCGGGCGTGCCGTCGCAGCCGCTGAGCGAGACGGTGGTGCGCACGGTACTGCTCGCGGTCCTGGCCTTCGCCGTCGCGATCGTCTTCAACCAGTACAAGGGCCTGCCGCTCGCCGTGGTGATCTTCATCGTGGTGCTCCTGGTCACGGACTTCGTGCTGCGCCGTACGTCGTACGGGCGGAAGGTGTTCGCGCTCGGCGGCAGCGTCGAGGCGTCGCGACGCGCCGGTATCAACGTGGAGCTGGTCCGGATCTCCGTGTTCGCGATCTCCGGGACCTTCGCCGCGGTCGGCGGTCTGTTCATCGCGTCGAAGATCGCCGCGGCGAACCAGGGCGCGGGCGGCGGTGACCTGCTGATGAACGCGATCGCCGCCGCGGTGATCGGCGGTACGTCGCTCTTCGGCGGACGCGGGCGGACCTGGAACGCGCTGCTCGGCGTGCTGGTCATCGTGTCGATCCAGTACGGGCTCGCCCTGGAGGGCATCGCCTCTCCGGTGCAGTACATGATCACCGGTGGTGTGCTGTTGGCCACGGTCGTGATCGACGCGGTGACGCGCAAGACGCAGAAGACCGCGGGCCGCGCGTAG
- a CDS encoding ATP-binding cassette domain-containing protein — translation MVHVSATPVLALRGVSKRFGAVQALTDVELEVHAGEVVALVGDNGAGKSTLVKTIAGVHPIDEGVIEWDGRSVQINKPHDAQNLGIATVYQDLALCDNIDVVGNLYLGREIRKRGVLDEVEMERRSRELLHTLSIRIPSVRIPIASLSGGQRQTVAIARSMLGEPKLVILDEPTAALGVEQTAQVLDLVERLRERGHAVILISHNMADVKAVADKVAVLRLGRNNGIFEVKSTSQEEIISAITGATDNAVTRRAARTNGEASK, via the coding sequence ATGGTTCACGTGTCCGCTACGCCCGTGCTGGCGTTGCGCGGGGTCTCCAAGCGGTTCGGTGCCGTACAGGCGCTCACCGACGTAGAGCTTGAGGTCCACGCCGGTGAGGTGGTCGCCCTGGTCGGCGACAACGGCGCCGGAAAGTCCACGCTGGTCAAGACGATCGCCGGCGTGCACCCCATCGATGAGGGCGTCATCGAATGGGACGGCAGGTCCGTCCAGATCAACAAGCCGCACGACGCCCAGAACCTGGGCATCGCGACCGTCTACCAGGACCTCGCGCTGTGCGACAACATCGACGTCGTCGGCAACCTCTACCTGGGCCGGGAGATCCGCAAGCGCGGCGTCCTGGACGAGGTGGAGATGGAGCGCCGCTCCCGCGAGCTCCTGCACACGCTGTCGATCCGCATCCCCAGCGTGCGCATCCCGATCGCCTCGCTCTCCGGCGGCCAGCGCCAGACCGTGGCCATCGCCCGGTCCATGCTCGGCGAGCCGAAGCTGGTCATCCTCGACGAGCCCACCGCCGCCCTCGGCGTCGAGCAGACCGCCCAGGTCCTCGACCTCGTCGAGCGGCTGCGCGAGCGCGGCCACGCCGTCATCCTCATCAGCCACAACATGGCCGACGTCAAGGCCGTCGCGGACAAGGTCGCCGTGCTGCGCCTCGGGCGCAACAACGGCATCTTCGAGGTCAAGTCGACCTCGCAGGAAGAGATCATCTCCGCCATCACCGGCGCCACCGACAACGCCGTGACCCGCCGTGCGGCGCGCACGAACGGGGAGGCTTCCAAGTGA
- a CDS encoding ABC transporter substrate-binding protein: MRRAAVAIAAGAMAVSLAACGSAKESGDNADSSGSGSAKKGDDIKVGLLLPENATARYEKFDRVLIEKKVKELTSGKGEVVYANAKQDAATQNQQVDTMVTNKVDVLIVDAVDSKAIAGSVKKAKDAGIPVVAYDRLAEGPIDAYTSFDNVTVGKTQGEALLKALGDKAEDGQIVMMNGSSTDPNAALFKKGAHSVLDGKVKVGREYDTKEWKPENANANMEGAISALGKDKIVGVYSANDGMAGGIITALKAAGIADVPVTGQDAELSGVQRIVAGEQYMSVYKPYPQEADVAAEMAVALAQGKSLDSIAKDKVDSPTTKAVPSVLVPVVSLTKDNIKDTVIKDGIYTVSEICTAKYKAACDKIGLK; encoded by the coding sequence ATGCGTCGCGCCGCCGTTGCGATCGCCGCCGGTGCGATGGCCGTTTCGCTTGCTGCCTGTGGCAGCGCCAAGGAGTCCGGCGACAACGCCGATTCCAGCGGGTCCGGGTCCGCCAAGAAGGGCGACGACATCAAGGTCGGTCTGCTCCTTCCGGAGAACGCGACCGCGCGCTACGAGAAGTTCGACCGGGTGCTCATCGAGAAGAAGGTCAAGGAACTCACGAGCGGCAAGGGCGAGGTCGTCTACGCCAACGCCAAGCAGGACGCCGCCACGCAGAACCAGCAGGTCGACACCATGGTGACCAACAAGGTCGACGTGCTGATCGTGGACGCGGTGGACTCCAAGGCCATCGCCGGCTCGGTGAAGAAGGCCAAGGACGCCGGCATCCCCGTCGTCGCCTACGACCGCCTGGCCGAGGGCCCGATCGACGCCTACACCTCGTTCGACAACGTCACCGTCGGCAAGACCCAGGGCGAGGCCCTGCTGAAGGCCCTGGGCGACAAGGCCGAGGACGGCCAGATCGTCATGATGAACGGGTCGTCCACCGACCCGAACGCCGCCCTGTTCAAGAAGGGCGCGCACTCCGTCCTCGACGGCAAGGTGAAGGTCGGCCGCGAGTACGACACCAAGGAGTGGAAGCCGGAGAACGCCAACGCCAACATGGAGGGCGCCATCTCCGCCCTCGGCAAGGACAAGATCGTCGGCGTCTACTCCGCCAACGACGGCATGGCCGGCGGCATCATCACGGCCCTGAAGGCCGCGGGCATCGCCGACGTCCCGGTCACCGGCCAGGACGCCGAACTCTCCGGCGTGCAGCGCATCGTGGCCGGCGAGCAGTACATGAGCGTCTACAAGCCCTACCCGCAGGAGGCCGACGTCGCCGCGGAGATGGCCGTCGCGCTCGCCCAGGGCAAGTCGCTCGACTCCATCGCCAAGGACAAGGTCGACAGCCCGACCACCAAGGCCGTCCCCTCCGTCCTCGTCCCGGTCGTGTCGCTGACCAAGGACAACATCAAGGACACCGTCATCAAGGACGGCATCTACACCGTGAGCGAGATCTGCACGGCCAAGTACAAGGCCGCGTGCGACAAGATCGGCCTCAAGTAG